The following are encoded in a window of Natrononativus amylolyticus genomic DNA:
- a CDS encoding dihydrodipicolinate synthase family protein has product MKLTGVYPPLITPATATDDVDTDTLATHVTTLAAAGVDGFFPCGTVGEFTSLTNEHRSTAIRTVVEHADGKPVLAGCGGNSVADVVTQIETAAAAGADVAVVITPYYLETDDAGVERFFETVLERSPLPVLIYTIPFLTHTPISVESVRRLAASDRVVGIKDSSGDARFHSRLNAETDEEFTVLQGITDHAIISVAGGSDGLIPGVANVAPKALVEVYEATRAGNYDRALELHTTVIDPLRYAFDGSSLTAGLKYALRERGLDVGGPFPPLTALSDDEQVRISDRLADVPEKFLYRV; this is encoded by the coding sequence ATGAAGCTGACCGGGGTCTACCCGCCGCTGATCACGCCAGCCACCGCAACGGACGACGTCGACACCGACACACTCGCCACCCACGTTACCACCCTCGCGGCCGCCGGCGTCGACGGGTTCTTTCCGTGTGGAACCGTTGGCGAGTTCACTAGCCTCACGAACGAGCACCGATCAACCGCGATTCGGACAGTGGTCGAGCACGCCGACGGGAAACCCGTCCTCGCCGGGTGCGGAGGGAATTCGGTAGCTGATGTCGTCACCCAGATCGAAACCGCCGCGGCCGCCGGCGCGGACGTCGCCGTCGTGATCACGCCGTACTACCTCGAGACGGACGACGCCGGCGTCGAGCGCTTTTTCGAGACGGTTCTCGAGCGCTCGCCCCTCCCGGTGCTCATCTACACTATCCCGTTTCTGACACACACCCCGATCAGCGTCGAGTCCGTCCGCAGACTCGCGGCTTCCGACCGCGTCGTCGGAATCAAAGATTCCTCCGGGGACGCTCGCTTCCACTCCCGGCTGAACGCCGAAACGGACGAAGAGTTCACGGTCCTCCAGGGGATCACCGATCACGCGATCATCTCCGTCGCCGGTGGCTCGGACGGGCTCATTCCCGGCGTCGCCAACGTCGCTCCGAAGGCGCTCGTCGAGGTGTACGAGGCGACGCGGGCCGGTAACTACGATCGTGCACTCGAGTTGCACACGACGGTCATCGATCCCCTGCGCTACGCGTTCGATGGCAGTTCCCTGACGGCGGGGCTGAAATACGCCCTTCGGGAGAGGGGTCTCGACGTTGGCGGCCCGTTTCCGCCGCTGACCGCGCTCTCGGACGACGAACAGGTTCGGATCAGTGATAGACTCGCCGACGTCCCGGAGAAATTTTTATATCGAGTGTGA
- a CDS encoding glycosyltransferase, with translation MHAPPLPDRSIEAFAEVAGRERLERLRSLATTLDDVRILHVNSTATGGGVAELLRSIVPVCIDLGVDTDWLVMDAGDDFFEVTKAIHNGLQGEGARLTEEMKATYHDVTDRNAAALKDEYDIVVLHDPQPLGMIDRVEETLPNAPIVWRCHIDLTDPSDEYLAFLSEYTGRIDHAIFSRSAYELELDVPMSVVYPSIDPLTAKNRSLDEEAMAVECDHLDPLSFDAPVVAQVSRFDPWKDQFGTLNAYRRACEAIPNLQLALAGGMAADDPEGFELYERVAAEAVDDTNVHVLTDLPDATVNVLQRRSDVVVQKSLREGFGLVVSEALWKRTPVVGSSVGGIPLQVEDGRNGYLVEPADTAGAADCVVDLLKDEDRRTRFGANGQEHVRERFLLPRQLADLLDVLVEVSSTGR, from the coding sequence ATGCACGCTCCCCCACTACCGGATCGATCGATCGAGGCGTTCGCAGAGGTGGCCGGGCGGGAGCGACTCGAACGGCTCCGGTCGCTCGCTACAACGCTTGACGACGTCCGGATCCTTCACGTCAATTCGACCGCGACCGGCGGCGGCGTCGCGGAACTGCTCCGTTCGATCGTTCCGGTTTGTATCGACCTCGGCGTCGACACCGACTGGCTCGTCATGGACGCCGGCGACGACTTCTTCGAGGTGACCAAGGCGATCCACAACGGGCTCCAGGGTGAGGGGGCCCGGCTGACCGAGGAGATGAAAGCGACGTATCACGACGTGACCGACCGAAACGCTGCCGCGCTCAAAGACGAATACGACATCGTCGTATTGCACGACCCGCAACCGCTGGGGATGATCGACCGAGTCGAAGAAACCCTCCCGAACGCGCCGATCGTCTGGCGCTGTCATATCGACCTCACCGATCCGTCCGACGAGTACCTGGCATTCCTTTCCGAGTACACGGGGCGGATCGATCACGCGATCTTCAGCCGATCGGCCTACGAACTCGAACTCGACGTTCCGATGAGCGTTGTCTACCCCTCGATCGATCCCCTAACGGCGAAAAACCGCTCGCTTGACGAGGAAGCGATGGCAGTCGAATGCGATCATCTGGACCCCCTCTCGTTCGACGCGCCGGTCGTCGCGCAGGTTTCACGGTTCGACCCGTGGAAGGACCAGTTCGGCACCCTGAATGCGTACCGGCGCGCTTGCGAGGCGATTCCGAACCTCCAGCTGGCGCTGGCCGGCGGAATGGCCGCCGACGATCCCGAAGGATTCGAGCTGTACGAACGAGTCGCCGCGGAGGCGGTCGACGATACAAATGTACACGTGCTGACCGATCTCCCGGACGCGACGGTAAACGTCCTGCAGCGTCGATCGGACGTTGTCGTCCAGAAGTCACTGCGCGAGGGGTTCGGACTGGTCGTTTCGGAAGCCCTCTGGAAGCGCACACCGGTCGTCGGCTCGAGCGTCGGGGGCATTCCGCTGCAGGTCGAAGACGGTCGAAACGGCTATCTCGTCGAGCCGGCCGACACTGCGGGCGCCGCGGATTGCGTCGTCGACCTGCTCAAAGACGAGGACCGTCGAACGAGGTTCGGGGCGAACGGTCAGGAGCACGTTCGCGAGCGCTTTCTGCTTCCTCGTCAACTTGCAGACCTGCTCGACGTCCTCGTCGAGGTCTCGAGCACCGGGCGCTGA